A genomic region of Halopelagius longus contains the following coding sequences:
- a CDS encoding D-2-hydroxyacid dehydrogenase has translation MSDADIVVLRQKIHGLSAEGYAEELRARLPEKNVVLARTPAEERELLRETSVATGLSLEEGALAAAENLRLFACVYAGTGHLPMDALEERGVAVTNASGVHGPNIGEHVVGAILSFTRRFHVAWRQQQRRQWRSFHTRELQGSTVTVVGLGALGRAIVERLDSFGVETIGVRYSPEKGGPTDEVVGLEDERGFHDALARSDYVVVACPLTETTRGLIDADALRSMPPDAVLVNVGRGPIVETDALLDALRSNAVRGAALDVTDPEPLPEDHELWNFENVLITPHNAGHTPKYWERLAGIVARNVERADETGAFEELENQVI, from the coding sequence ATGAGCGACGCCGACATCGTCGTCTTACGGCAGAAGATTCACGGACTGTCCGCCGAGGGCTACGCCGAGGAACTCCGCGCGCGACTTCCCGAGAAGAACGTCGTCCTCGCGCGCACCCCCGCCGAAGAGCGCGAACTCCTGCGCGAGACGTCGGTTGCGACGGGCCTCTCCCTCGAGGAGGGCGCTCTCGCGGCGGCGGAGAACCTGCGCCTGTTCGCGTGCGTCTACGCCGGGACGGGCCACCTCCCGATGGACGCCCTCGAAGAACGGGGCGTCGCCGTCACCAACGCTTCGGGCGTCCACGGCCCCAACATCGGCGAACACGTCGTCGGAGCCATCCTCTCGTTCACGCGCCGGTTCCACGTCGCGTGGCGGCAACAGCAACGGCGTCAGTGGCGGTCGTTCCACACCCGCGAACTGCAGGGCTCGACGGTGACCGTCGTCGGACTCGGCGCACTCGGGCGGGCCATCGTCGAACGACTCGACTCCTTCGGCGTCGAAACCATCGGCGTGCGCTACTCGCCGGAGAAGGGCGGCCCGACCGACGAGGTGGTCGGCCTCGAAGACGAACGGGGCTTCCACGACGCCCTCGCCCGGAGCGACTACGTCGTCGTCGCCTGCCCCCTGACGGAGACGACGCGCGGTCTTATCGACGCCGACGCCCTCCGGTCGATGCCGCCGGACGCCGTCCTCGTCAACGTCGGGCGGGGCCCCATCGTAGAGACGGACGCCCTCTTGGACGCACTCCGGTCGAACGCCGTCCGCGGCGCGGCACTCGACGTGACCGACCCCGAACCCCTCCCGGAGGACCACGAACTGTGGAACTTCGAGAACGTCCTCATCACGCCCCACAACGCGGGCCACACGCCGAAGTACTGGGAGCGACTGGCCGGCATCGTCGCACGAAACGTCGAACGCGCCGACGAGACGGGCGCGTTCGAGGAGTTGGAGAATCAGGTGATATAG
- a CDS encoding HD domain-containing protein, which yields MTTIKDSVHDHIEVEGVAEALLDTEEVQRLRRIKQLGTVQLVYPSANHTRFEHSLGVYHLASRALDHLGIDGILGERIRAAALLHDVGHGPYSHNVESVTHRHTGKYHDDVEELLATGEVGDVLRSEGLEPSRVAELVAGDGQYGQLVSGELDVDRMDYLVRDAHHTGVPYGTIDTERLVRELTFVDGELVLDEGNVQTAESLLLARALMNPTVYQHHVARISKAMLRRASERLLDQPDLTAERLRRMDDPDLITALRTTPETEEFARRLDCRDLFKRAVWAEMADVPDRVIDADYEEIAELERRIANRAGVESGSVIVDVPGRPSMTESTTRVMVGGEMRQLGKQSPLVSALRTAQRQQWRLGVYAPGDETDAVGRAAADALGLDVDGALVTDVRHGVHATLDEFAE from the coding sequence ATGACGACCATCAAAGACAGCGTCCACGACCACATCGAGGTCGAGGGCGTCGCGGAGGCGCTTTTGGACACCGAGGAGGTCCAACGCCTGCGCCGCATCAAGCAGTTGGGGACGGTGCAACTCGTCTACCCCTCGGCGAACCACACGCGCTTCGAGCACTCGTTGGGCGTCTACCACCTCGCCTCCCGCGCCCTCGACCACCTCGGCATCGACGGCATCTTGGGCGAACGAATCCGCGCGGCGGCCCTCCTCCACGACGTGGGTCACGGCCCGTACAGTCACAACGTCGAGTCGGTCACGCACCGCCACACCGGCAAGTACCACGACGACGTCGAGGAACTCCTCGCGACGGGCGAAGTCGGCGACGTGCTCAGGTCGGAGGGCCTCGAACCCTCGCGCGTCGCGGAACTCGTCGCGGGCGACGGCCAGTACGGCCAACTCGTCTCGGGCGAACTCGACGTCGACCGGATGGACTACCTCGTCCGCGACGCCCACCACACGGGCGTCCCCTACGGCACCATCGACACCGAACGCCTCGTTCGGGAACTGACGTTCGTGGACGGCGAACTCGTCTTAGACGAGGGGAACGTCCAGACGGCCGAGAGCCTCCTCCTCGCGCGCGCCCTTATGAACCCGACCGTCTATCAGCACCACGTCGCCCGCATCTCGAAGGCGATGCTGCGCCGCGCGTCGGAACGACTGCTCGACCAACCGGACCTGACGGCCGAACGACTCCGCCGGATGGACGACCCCGACCTGATAACGGCCCTCCGCACGACGCCGGAGACGGAAGAGTTCGCCCGCCGACTCGACTGCCGCGACCTGTTCAAGCGCGCGGTGTGGGCCGAGATGGCGGACGTTCCGGACCGCGTCATCGACGCCGACTACGAGGAGATAGCGGAACTCGAACGCCGAATCGCGAACCGCGCGGGCGTCGAGTCCGGGTCGGTCATCGTGGACGTGCCCGGCCGACCGTCGATGACCGAATCGACGACGCGGGTGATGGTCGGCGGCGAGATGCGACAACTCGGCAAGCAGTCGCCCCTCGTCTCCGCGTTGCGGACGGCCCAACGACAGCAGTGGCGACTCGGCGTGTACGCCCCCGGCGACGAGACGGACGCCGTCGGGCGCGCGGCGGCGGACGCGTTGGGCCTCGACGTGGACGGCGCCCTCGTCACCGACGTTCGCCATGGCGTCCACGCGACGTTGGACGAGTTCGCGGAGTAG
- a CDS encoding amidohydrolase family protein → MIVEGTILRGRTLEPVKGRVVVEDGRIDAVEEADVYSDDIVLPAFVNAHTHIGDSIAKEAGAGLSLDELVAPPDGLKHRLLRQASREEKVEAMRRSLRFMEASGTATCVEFREGGVEGVELIREATAGLDVDPVVLGRETVDAMREADGFGASGARDGDFERHRNATREAGKLFGIHAGERDSHDVNPALDLDPDFLVHMVHPEPLHLERIEDSEIPVVVCPRSNLVTDVGVPPMRELVDRTTVALGTDNVMLNSPSMFREMEFAAKLGDVSAREVLQMATVNGADIAGLDYGCIEPGREAKLLVLDGDSDNLAGAQDTVRAVVRRAGVDDVKDVIL, encoded by the coding sequence ATGATCGTCGAGGGGACAATCTTACGCGGACGAACGCTCGAACCTGTGAAGGGCCGGGTCGTCGTCGAGGACGGACGAATCGACGCCGTCGAGGAGGCGGACGTCTACTCCGACGACATCGTCCTTCCGGCCTTCGTCAACGCGCACACGCACATCGGCGACTCGATAGCCAAGGAGGCCGGCGCGGGACTGTCGCTCGACGAACTCGTCGCGCCGCCGGACGGCCTGAAGCACCGCCTCCTTCGGCAGGCGAGTCGCGAGGAGAAAGTGGAGGCGATGCGCCGGTCGCTCCGGTTCATGGAGGCCTCCGGGACGGCGACGTGCGTCGAGTTCCGCGAGGGCGGCGTCGAGGGCGTCGAACTCATCCGGGAGGCGACGGCCGGACTCGACGTCGACCCGGTGGTGCTTGGCCGCGAAACCGTCGATGCGATGCGGGAGGCCGACGGGTTCGGCGCGTCCGGCGCGCGGGACGGCGACTTCGAACGCCACCGTAACGCGACGCGGGAGGCGGGCAAACTGTTCGGCATCCACGCGGGCGAACGCGACTCCCACGACGTCAACCCCGCACTCGATTTGGACCCGGACTTCCTCGTCCACATGGTCCACCCCGAACCCCTCCATCTGGAACGCATCGAGGACAGCGAAATCCCCGTCGTCGTCTGCCCGCGGTCGAACCTCGTCACCGACGTCGGCGTCCCGCCGATGCGCGAACTGGTGGACCGCACCACCGTCGCCCTCGGGACGGACAACGTGATGTTGAACTCGCCGTCGATGTTCCGCGAGATGGAGTTCGCCGCGAAGTTAGGCGACGTGTCGGCGCGGGAAGTTCTGCAGATGGCGACGGTCAACGGCGCGGACATCGCCGGACTCGACTACGGGTGCATCGAACCCGGCCGGGAGGCGAAACTCCTCGTGTTGGACGGCGACTCCGACAACCTCGCGGGCGCGCAGGACACCGTCCGCGCCGTCGTCCGACGCGCGGGCGTCGACGACGTGAAAGACGTGATTCTGTAA
- a CDS encoding maltose acetyltransferase domain-containing protein — protein MSSEKEKMLAGEMYDPADETLLAERREARRLTDRYNATDVGEDEERERLLSELFGSVGENPLVEPTLKCDYGYNIGVGDDFYANFDCVFLDVCEIAFGDDCMLGPGVHVYTATHPLDAEKRVSGREYGKPVTVGDRVWFGGRAVVNPGVTIGDDAVVASGAVVTEDVPDNVVVRGNPAKVVKELD, from the coding sequence ATGTCCTCCGAGAAGGAGAAGATGCTCGCGGGCGAGATGTACGACCCCGCGGACGAGACGCTTCTCGCCGAACGGCGCGAGGCGCGCCGCCTGACCGACCGCTACAACGCGACGGACGTCGGCGAGGACGAGGAACGGGAGCGACTGCTCTCCGAACTGTTCGGGTCTGTCGGCGAGAACCCTCTCGTCGAACCGACGCTGAAGTGCGACTACGGCTACAACATCGGCGTCGGCGACGACTTCTACGCGAACTTCGACTGCGTGTTCTTGGACGTCTGCGAAATCGCGTTCGGCGACGACTGCATGCTCGGGCCGGGCGTCCACGTCTACACCGCCACGCACCCGTTGGACGCCGAGAAGCGCGTCTCCGGCAGGGAGTACGGAAAGCCGGTCACCGTCGGCGACAGGGTGTGGTTCGGCGGGCGGGCGGTGGTGAATCCGGGCGTGACGATAGGCGACGACGCGGTGGTGGCCTCCGGCGCGGTGGTGACCGAGGACGTGCCCGACAACGTCGTCGTGCGGGGAAATCCCGCGAAAGTGGTGAAAGAACTAGACTGA
- a CDS encoding NAD(P)/FAD-dependent oxidoreductase, which translates to MERFDVAIVGGGPAGSSAAHAAASRGASAVVLEKGVPRADRPDRLGPDSTDAAGILDYWVDIMGIHPDEMPDDVVLSHLDRAEFVGPNESIVLRKTGIESSYDEFGYCFHRAKFDDWMRDRAEEAGAAYRVKASVRDVETDPDGDSDGPRHVVRLASGEDIAADFVVLADGPQRTVTNKVLDRFVPFDITDRLATTKVNHIAYQEHRRLPEEVYDEVSGAIKFWWGYMPGHTAYPWIFPNDGNVARVGLTMPIGLDIDEIEDGEKYALLREDDERIPQGKEYVRRLLEQEYGDEYDVDEDFPLVEDRGKTKGTETYAISSTRPIDSPTTAGIAVVGGAMGATSAFHEGGDHVAVRTGAIAGELAAEGDLTPYNARWKDAIGEEVLRNVSFADIVRDYGPDDWDWAFSTAKKLQVESGPELFKTSKIGAGLNAARLVTSYKKAKFKYRKGKYVQLNESEYTV; encoded by the coding sequence ATGGAGCGATTCGACGTAGCCATCGTCGGCGGTGGCCCCGCAGGGTCGTCCGCCGCGCACGCCGCGGCGTCGCGGGGCGCGTCGGCGGTGGTGTTAGAGAAGGGGGTTCCCCGGGCCGACCGGCCCGACCGACTCGGCCCCGACTCGACGGACGCGGCGGGAATCCTCGACTACTGGGTGGATATCATGGGTATCCATCCCGACGAGATGCCCGACGACGTCGTGCTCAGCCACCTCGACCGCGCGGAGTTCGTCGGTCCCAACGAGTCCATCGTCCTGCGGAAGACGGGCATCGAGTCGTCGTACGACGAGTTCGGCTACTGCTTCCACCGCGCGAAGTTCGACGACTGGATGCGCGACAGGGCCGAGGAGGCGGGCGCGGCGTACCGCGTGAAGGCGTCCGTCCGCGACGTGGAGACGGACCCCGACGGCGATTCGGACGGCCCGCGCCACGTCGTCCGCCTCGCGTCCGGTGAGGATATCGCCGCCGACTTCGTCGTCCTCGCGGACGGTCCCCAACGGACGGTGACGAACAAGGTACTCGACCGGTTCGTCCCGTTCGACATCACGGACCGACTGGCGACGACGAAGGTCAACCACATCGCCTACCAAGAGCACAGACGCCTCCCCGAGGAGGTGTACGACGAGGTGTCGGGCGCCATCAAGTTCTGGTGGGGGTACATGCCGGGCCACACCGCCTACCCGTGGATATTCCCGAACGACGGCAACGTCGCCCGCGTCGGCCTGACGATGCCCATCGGCCTCGACATCGACGAAATCGAGGACGGAGAGAAGTACGCCCTCCTCCGCGAGGACGACGAGCGAATCCCGCAGGGGAAGGAGTACGTCCGCCGCCTCCTCGAACAGGAGTACGGCGACGAGTACGACGTCGACGAGGACTTCCCCCTCGTCGAGGACCGCGGGAAGACGAAGGGGACGGAGACGTACGCCATCTCCTCGACGCGACCGATCGACTCGCCGACGACGGCCGGAATCGCGGTCGTCGGCGGCGCGATGGGCGCAACCTCGGCGTTCCACGAGGGCGGCGACCACGTGGCCGTCAGGACGGGGGCAATCGCGGGCGAACTCGCCGCGGAGGGCGACCTGACTCCGTACAACGCTCGCTGGAAGGACGCCATCGGCGAGGAAGTCCTGCGAAACGTCTCCTTCGCCGATATCGTCCGCGACTACGGCCCGGACGACTGGGACTGGGCGTTCTCGACGGCGAAGAAACTGCAGGTGGAGTCGGGACCGGAACTGTTCAAAACGTCGAAAATCGGGGCGGGCCTCAACGCCGCCCGCCTCGTCACGTCCTACAAGAAGGCGAAGTTCAAGTACCGAAAGGGGAAGTACGTCCAGTTGAACGAGTCCGAGTACACGGTCTGA
- a CDS encoding biotin--[acetyl-CoA-carboxylase] ligase, which translates to MNETRRALLDALADGPVAGPELADRLGVSRAAVWKQVEALREDGFGVESGDGGYRVTDVPEYGESAIAFGLDAPFEIEYHDSFGSTNDRARDLAVEGRSDIAIVTDEQTGARGRLERQWTAPSGGVWMSLLVRPDRPPAHVPVFTLAAAVATTRAAREAGVDAHIKWPNDVLVGDGGGPDAADSVATGRGGRKLAGVLTEMEGEADRVSWLIVGIGVNANVDTADLPPGATSIREEVGDVDRRAFVQRLLEEFHALRADTEAVLPAWREYASTLGRRVRVETPGGTVEGEAVDVRFPGALVVRTDDGEEVVHAGDCEHLRSA; encoded by the coding sequence ATGAACGAGACGCGACGCGCCCTCCTCGACGCCCTCGCGGACGGACCGGTCGCCGGGCCGGAACTCGCCGACCGACTCGGCGTCTCTCGCGCGGCGGTGTGGAAACAGGTCGAGGCCCTCCGCGAGGACGGATTCGGCGTCGAGAGCGGCGACGGCGGCTACCGCGTGACCGACGTGCCCGAGTACGGCGAGTCGGCCATCGCGTTCGGTCTGGACGCTCCCTTCGAGATAGAGTACCACGACTCGTTCGGGAGCACGAACGACCGGGCCCGGGACCTCGCCGTCGAAGGACGCTCGGATATCGCCATCGTCACCGACGAACAGACCGGCGCACGGGGCCGCCTCGAACGCCAGTGGACCGCGCCCTCGGGCGGCGTCTGGATGAGTCTCCTCGTCCGGCCGGACCGCCCGCCCGCGCACGTTCCGGTGTTCACGTTGGCGGCGGCGGTGGCGACGACGCGCGCCGCGCGCGAGGCGGGCGTGGACGCCCACATCAAGTGGCCCAACGACGTGCTCGTCGGTGACGGCGGCGGCCCGGACGCCGCCGATTCGGTGGCGACGGGCCGCGGCGGCCGGAAACTCGCGGGCGTCCTCACGGAGATGGAGGGGGAGGCCGACCGAGTCTCGTGGTTGATCGTCGGCATCGGCGTCAACGCGAACGTCGATACGGCCGACCTCCCGCCGGGCGCGACGAGCATCCGCGAGGAGGTTGGCGACGTGGACCGCCGCGCGTTCGTCCAACGACTCTTAGAGGAGTTTCACGCGCTTCGGGCGGACACCGAGGCCGTGCTCCCGGCGTGGCGCGAGTACGCTTCGACGCTCGGGCGGCGGGTGCGCGTCGAGACGCCCGGCGGAACGGTCGAAGGAGAGGCGGTGGACGTGCGGTTCCCCGGCGCGTTGGTCGTCCGAACCGACGACGGGGAGGAAGTCGTCCACGCGGGCGACTGCGAGCACCTCCGCTCTGCGTGA
- the asd gene encoding aspartate-semialdehyde dehydrogenase — translation MAVRVGILGATGAVGQRFIQLLEDHPTFELAALTASESSAGKTYKEAAKWRVNTPIPEDVAEMTVTETTPEAVPDGVDLLFSSLPSGVAADVEPGFLEEGYVVSSNSSNDRMAPDVPLTIPEVNPGHLELIEVQREERGWDGALVKNPNCSTITMVPTLAALDQFGLENVNVSTLQAVSGAGYSGVTSMEIIDNAIPHIGGEEDKMETESRKLLGDFDGAELHLHEMDVAASCNRIPTLDGHLENVFAETTEDVSPEEAAEAMREYPSVDLHSSPDQLIHVFEDPGRPQPRMDRERGDGMQISAGGIQKTADGLKYNCLAHNTIRGAAGASVLNGELLVEEGYL, via the coding sequence ATGGCAGTACGAGTCGGTATTCTCGGCGCAACCGGGGCGGTCGGACAGCGATTCATCCAACTACTCGAAGATCACCCGACCTTCGAACTCGCGGCGCTGACCGCGAGTGAATCGAGCGCGGGCAAGACGTACAAGGAGGCTGCGAAGTGGCGCGTCAACACGCCGATTCCCGAGGACGTGGCGGAGATGACCGTCACGGAGACCACGCCCGAGGCGGTTCCCGACGGCGTGGATTTACTCTTCTCTTCGCTCCCGTCGGGCGTCGCCGCGGACGTCGAACCCGGGTTCTTAGAGGAGGGCTACGTCGTCTCCTCGAACTCCTCGAACGACCGGATGGCCCCCGACGTTCCCCTCACCATCCCGGAGGTGAACCCGGGCCACCTCGAACTCATCGAGGTGCAACGCGAGGAACGCGGGTGGGACGGCGCACTCGTGAAGAATCCGAACTGCTCGACCATCACGATGGTGCCGACGCTGGCCGCCCTCGATCAGTTCGGTCTGGAGAACGTCAACGTCTCGACGCTGCAGGCCGTCTCCGGCGCGGGCTACTCCGGCGTCACGTCGATGGAGATTATCGACAACGCCATCCCGCACATCGGCGGCGAGGAGGACAAGATGGAGACCGAGTCCCGGAAACTGCTCGGCGACTTCGACGGCGCGGAACTGCACCTCCACGAGATGGACGTCGCCGCCTCCTGTAACCGCATCCCGACGCTCGACGGCCACTTGGAGAACGTCTTCGCGGAGACGACGGAGGACGTCTCGCCCGAGGAGGCCGCGGAGGCGATGCGCGAGTATCCGAGCGTCGACCTCCACAGTTCGCCGGACCAACTCATCCACGTCTTCGAGGACCCCGGTCGGCCGCAACCCCGCATGGACCGCGAACGCGGCGACGGCATGCAGATTTCGGCGGGCGGCATCCAGAAGACGGCGGACGGCCTGAAGTACAACTGCCTCGCGCACAACACGATTCGCGGCGCGGCCGGCGCCTCGGTCCTCAACGGCGAACTCCTCGTGGAAGAGGGCTACCTCTAA
- the pccA gene encoding propionyl-CoA carboxylase biotin carboxylase/biotin-carboxyl carrier subunit, with product MFSKVLVANRGEIAVRVMRACEELGVRTVAIYSDADKHSGHVRYADEAYNVGPARAADSYLDHEAVIDAARKAGADAIHPGYGFLAENAEFARKVEQTDIKWVGPSADAMERLGEKTKARALMQEADVPVVPGTTEPVESVEEVKEVAAEFGYPVAIKAEGGGGGRGLKVVRNEEEAEEQLETAKREGEAYFDNASVYVEKYLEAPRHIEVQILADEHGNVRHLGERDCSLQRRHQKVIEEAPSPALDEDLRERIGEAARRGVREADYYNAGTVEFLVEDGNFYFMEVNTRIQVEHTVTEQVTGIDVVKWQLRVAAGEELTFEQDDVEIEGHSIEFRINAEKADKEFAPATGGTLDTYDPPGGIGVRMDDALRQGDELVTDYDSMVAKLIVTASDREECLARSERALAEYDIEGIETIIPFHRLMLTDEAFRAGEHTTKYLDEELDRERIAQAVEKWGPEERGGEEEDEEVTEREFTVEVNGKRFEVSLEERGAPAIPTPDVSAGAANGGSATRSRPDEATSDDGGEVTIEGDGEQITAEMQGTILSVDVEEGDEVASGDVVCVLEAMKMENDVVAERGGTVSQVLVGEGESVDMGDPLVVLE from the coding sequence ATGTTCAGTAAGGTTCTCGTCGCCAACCGAGGGGAGATAGCCGTCCGCGTGATGCGGGCCTGCGAGGAGTTGGGCGTCCGGACCGTCGCCATCTACAGCGACGCCGACAAACACAGCGGGCACGTCCGGTACGCCGACGAGGCCTACAACGTCGGCCCCGCCCGTGCCGCGGACTCCTACCTCGACCACGAGGCGGTCATCGACGCCGCGCGGAAGGCCGGCGCGGACGCAATCCACCCCGGGTACGGCTTCCTCGCGGAGAACGCCGAGTTCGCCCGCAAAGTCGAGCAGACGGACATCAAGTGGGTCGGTCCCTCCGCCGACGCGATGGAACGACTCGGCGAGAAGACGAAGGCGCGCGCCCTGATGCAGGAGGCCGACGTGCCCGTCGTCCCCGGAACGACCGAACCCGTCGAGTCCGTCGAGGAGGTAAAGGAGGTGGCCGCAGAGTTCGGCTACCCCGTCGCCATCAAGGCCGAGGGCGGCGGCGGCGGCCGCGGCCTGAAGGTCGTTCGCAACGAGGAAGAGGCCGAAGAGCAGTTGGAGACGGCCAAGCGCGAGGGCGAGGCGTACTTCGACAACGCCTCCGTCTACGTCGAGAAGTACCTGGAAGCGCCGCGCCACATCGAGGTGCAGATTCTCGCCGACGAACACGGCAACGTCCGCCACCTCGGCGAACGCGACTGCTCGCTTCAGCGTCGCCACCAGAAGGTCATCGAGGAGGCACCCTCGCCCGCCTTGGACGAGGACCTCCGGGAGCGAATCGGCGAGGCGGCGCGCCGCGGCGTCCGCGAGGCCGACTACTACAACGCCGGGACGGTGGAGTTCCTCGTCGAGGACGGGAACTTCTACTTCATGGAGGTCAACACCCGGATTCAGGTCGAACACACCGTCACCGAACAGGTGACGGGCATCGACGTGGTGAAGTGGCAACTGCGCGTCGCCGCCGGCGAGGAACTGACCTTCGAACAGGACGACGTGGAGATAGAGGGTCACTCCATCGAGTTCCGCATCAACGCGGAGAAGGCCGACAAGGAGTTCGCGCCCGCGACAGGCGGTACCCTCGACACGTACGACCCGCCGGGCGGCATCGGCGTCCGCATGGACGACGCCCTGCGGCAGGGCGACGAACTCGTGACGGATTACGACTCGATGGTCGCCAAACTCATCGTCACCGCCTCGGACCGCGAGGAGTGTCTCGCGCGGTCCGAACGCGCCCTCGCGGAGTACGACATCGAGGGCATCGAGACCATCATCCCGTTCCACCGCCTCATGCTGACCGACGAGGCGTTCCGCGCGGGCGAGCACACGACGAAGTACCTCGACGAGGAGTTAGATAGAGAGCGCATCGCCCAAGCCGTCGAGAAGTGGGGTCCCGAGGAGAGGGGCGGCGAGGAGGAAGACGAGGAGGTGACCGAACGCGAGTTCACCGTCGAGGTCAACGGCAAGCGCTTCGAGGTGAGCCTCGAAGAACGCGGCGCGCCCGCCATCCCGACGCCGGACGTGAGCGCCGGTGCCGCAAACGGCGGGTCGGCCACCCGTTCGCGCCCCGACGAGGCGACGAGCGACGACGGCGGCGAGGTCACAATCGAGGGCGACGGCGAGCAGATTACCGCCGAGATGCAGGGGACCATCCTCTCGGTGGACGTCGAGGAGGGCGACGAAGTCGCCTCGGGCGACGTCGTCTGCGTACTGGAGGCGATGAAGATGGAGAACGACGTCGTCGCCGAACGCGGCGGCACCGTCTCGCAGGTTCTCGTAGGGGAGGGCGAGAGCGTCGACATGGGAGACCCCCTCGTCGTCCTCGAATAG
- a CDS encoding universal stress protein — MVMYERILVPTDGSKGSDRVVEHAVRLADVHGAAVHALYVVNSGSFAGLPMESSWEGLDEMLRADAAEAVGEVRRVATDAGVPVETNVIEGAPSREIVEYAEREGCDLVAMGTHGRGGIDRLLLGSVAEKVVRASNVPVLTVRVGPDVGESDEKAATPSRATGEEPVGTDGEREPDAGPGVEAD, encoded by the coding sequence ATGGTGATGTACGAACGGATACTCGTCCCGACGGACGGTTCGAAGGGGTCGGATCGAGTGGTCGAACACGCCGTCCGTCTCGCGGACGTCCACGGGGCCGCCGTTCACGCCCTCTACGTCGTCAATAGCGGAAGCTTCGCCGGGCTTCCGATGGAGTCGTCGTGGGAGGGGTTAGACGAGATGCTCCGCGCGGACGCCGCGGAGGCGGTGGGCGAGGTGCGGCGCGTCGCGACGGACGCGGGCGTCCCGGTGGAGACGAACGTCATCGAGGGCGCACCGAGTCGAGAGATAGTCGAGTACGCCGAACGGGAGGGCTGTGACCTCGTCGCGATGGGCACCCACGGACGCGGCGGAATCGACAGACTCCTGCTCGGGAGCGTCGCCGAGAAGGTCGTTCGCGCCTCGAACGTGCCGGTCCTCACCGTCAGAGTCGGTCCCGACGTCGGCGAGAGCGACGAGAAAGCGGCGACTCCGAGTCGGGCCACCGGGGAGGAACCCGTCGGGACCGACGGCGAACGCGAACCCGACGCCGGGCCGGGCGTCGAAGCCGACTGA